One Dioscorea cayenensis subsp. rotundata cultivar TDr96_F1 chromosome 17, TDr96_F1_v2_PseudoChromosome.rev07_lg8_w22 25.fasta, whole genome shotgun sequence DNA window includes the following coding sequences:
- the LOC120280455 gene encoding acyl-protein thioesterase 1 homolog 1, protein MIHGSSSIAPGAKTNSGSFEFGRTHVVRPKGRHQATIVWLHGLGDNGASWSQLLETLPLPNIKWICPTAPTRPVAIFGGFPCSAWFDVGDLSEDGPDDVAGMDASAAHVANLLSTEPADIKLGVGGFSMGAATALYSASCCAVGKYKNGSAYPVNIGAVIGLSGWLPCSRTLKNRVGESQDVVARASSLPILLCHGKGDDVVLYKHGERSAEVLKSTGFQNVTFKNYSGLGHYTIPEEMDDVCKWITATFGLDG, encoded by the exons GTGCTAAGACTAACAGCGGATCCTTCGAGTTTGGCAGGACCCATGTGGTCAGGCCCAAGGGAAGGCATCAGGCTACCATTGTGTGGCTTCATGGCCTAGGAGATAATGGAGCaag CTGGTCTCAGCTTCTGGAAACTCTTCCTCTTCCCAAT ATCAAATGGATATGTCCGACTGCCCCCACTCGACCTGTAGCTATTTTTGGTGGTTTTCCTTGCAGTGCTT GGTTTGATGTTGGGGACCTCTCAGAGGATGGTCCTGATGATGTTGCGGGCATGGATGCATCTGCTGCACATGTTGCAAACTTGTTATCAACTGAACCTGCTGACA TCAAACTTGGTGTCGGTGGCTTTAGCATGGGTGCGGCAACCGCATTGTACTCGGCCAGTTGCTGTGCTGTTGGGAAATATAAAAATGGTAGTGCATACCCTGTCAATATTGGTGCAGTTATAGGTCTCAGTGGCTGGCTTCCATGTTCCAG GACTCTCAAGAATAGGGTGGGAGAGTCACAAGATGTGGTTGCACGAGCTTCCTCCTTGCCCATTTTACTTTGTCATGGAAAAG gTGATGATGTAGTTCTGTATAAACATGGGGAGAGATCTGCAGAGGTCCTTAAATCAACTGGGTTCCAAAAcgttacttttaaaaattacagCGG GCTTGGGCATTACACTATTCCAGAAGAGATGGATGATGTGTGCAAGTGGATTACTGCAACATTTGGACTGGATGGTTAA